CAGGGCCCGCTTCTGGTCCTCGCGATACATGGGCGCGCCGGCATAGATCACGTAGCGCAGCGAGGCATGGTCGTAGCGCCGGACCGCCTCGTCCTCGACCATCATCTTGAGGATGGTCGGCACGGTGAACAGGTTGCTGACCTTGTGCCGCTCGACCAGGCGCCAGACCTCGTCGGCATCGAAGCGCTCGCTTGCCGGCAGGATCGAGGTCACCGCGCGGGCGACCTGGGTCATCGCGTGCACCCCCGCGCCATGCGACAGGGGCGCTACGATCAAGGAGGCGTCCGCCTCGGTCGTGCCCGGCATCAGGTCGCAGAGATGGTTGGTGATGACGAAGGCCATCTGGCCGTGGGTCAGCACGCCCGCCTTCGGCTTGCCGGTCGTGCCCGAAGTGTAGAAGAACCAGCAGGGATCGTCGTACTCGACATCGACATTGGCGAACGCCTGGCCGGCGTGAGCCTGGATCATCGCCTCGACCTCGTCGTCGGCGATCCCGGGGCCGATCCCTATGGCGAGGGCGATGTCGGGCTTGGCCGCCAGCACCGCCTCGGCGTGCCTGGGGAAGTCCGACTGGCAGACGAAGACCTTCACCCCGGACTGCACCGCGAGATAGGCGACCTCGTCCGGCATCATGCGGAAATTGCTGGGCGCGTAGACCGCGCCCAGCCGGAAGGCCGCGAACATCAGCTCCAGGATGGCGTTGGTGTTCTTGGTCTGGATGAGGATGCGGTCGCCCTTGCCGATCCCGCGCGCGGCCAGCGCCGCCGCCAGGGCGGAGACGCGGGCGTCGAACGTGCGCCAGGTCCAGCTGCGGTCGCCCCAGACGATCGCCGGCCGGTCGGGGAAGCGTGCCGCCGCCTGGGTCAGGAAATGCGCGAGGTTCATCACCCGTCGCGAGACGGGCGCCATGCGCGTCGGTTCCGTGCTCACTTCGTCCGCTCCAGGATCGAGACGTAGTTGGCCACGGCAGCGCCGCCCATGTTGAACACGGCGGCCAGCTTGGCGTCCGGAATCTGCATCTCGTCCGCCTCGTTCATGAGCTGCAGCGCCGCCATGACGTGCATCGAGACGCCGGTCGCGCCGATCGGATGGCCCTTGGCCTTGAGCCCGCCCGAGGCGTTGACCGGCAGACGCCCGTCCTTCTCCGTCACGCCCTCGCGGATCACCTTGTAGCCCTCGCCGGGCTCGGCCAGGCCCATGGCCTCGTATTCGATCATCTCGGCGATCGTGAAGCAGTCATGGGTCTCGACCAGGTCGAGATCGTCCAAGCCGAGGCCGGAGTCTTCCTTCGCCTTGGCCCAGGCGCGGCGCGCGCCCTCGAAGGCGATGGGATCGCGGCGCGACAGGGGGAGGATGTCGTTCGCCTGCTGGCGCGTGCGGAAGGCGAGCGCGCGCTGCAGGCTGCGCGCGGTCTCCTCGTCGGCGACGACCAGGGCGGCCGCGCCGTCCGAGATCATCGAGCAGTCGGTCCGGCGCAGAGGCCCGGCGACATAGGGGTTTTTGTCCGAGATCGTGTTGCAGAACTCGAAGCCGAAATCCCGGCGCATGTGGGCGAACGGGTTGACCGCGCCGTTCTTGTGGTTCTTGGCGGCGATGCGGGCGAGGTCGGCGCTGCGGTCGCCGTAGCGCTGGAAATAGGTCTGCGCCAACCGGCCGAAGATGCCGGCGAACCCGCCGTCGACGTCCGCCTCCTCCTTCTGGTAGCAGGCCGTGAGCAGGATCTCGCCGGTCTCCGCCGTGGGGATCGCGGTCATCTTCTCGGCGCCGATGACGAGCGCGATCCGTCCCCGCCCGCTCTCGATGAAGTCGAGCGCGCCGTAGAGCGCCGCCGAGCCGGTGGCGCAGGCGTTCTCGAAGCGGACAGCCGGCGTGTGCGCGAGGTCCGGCTGCCCGAGCGCCACCAGGGCGCCCTCGAAGCCCTGGCGCGAGAAGCCGTTGTTGTAGACGCCGACCGTGACCGCGTCGACGTCGCCGGCCGCGATGCCGGCATGCTCCATGGCGGCTCCGGACACGCGCGCCATCAGGCTCTCGGTGTCGGGATCGTCCAGCTTGCCGAAGGGCGTGTGCGCCCAGCCGACGATGCAGGCTCGCTTGCTCATGGACGTCGCCTCCTGGTTCGGGTGGATGCGGCCGCGGGCGCGTCGCGTCCGCCACGGCCGTTGAAGTCGTTCGCGCCGCGCAGGCGGGCCTCGAGGCGTCGCGCCTCGCCGTGCAGCAGCGTGGCCAGCTCGTCCTGGCGGGCCGGCGTCATGCGGCTCTCGATCGCCGCGATGGAGAGGGCTGCGTTCGCCTCGCCCGACGGGGCGCGCACGACCACGCCGATGCCCCAGGAATCCGCCATGACCAGGCCGGGATTGACCGCGAAGCCGCGCGTCCGCGTCTCGGCGACGAGATCGCGCAGGATCGCGGGCGACATCATGGGGTAGGCCAGGAGATCGGCGGCATTGGCCGCGAAGGCGCGCTCGATGTCCTCGTCGCTCATGGCCGCGAGGATGGCGAGGCCGGCGCCGCCG
Above is a genomic segment from Geminicoccaceae bacterium SCSIO 64248 containing:
- a CDS encoding acetyl-CoA acetyltransferase codes for the protein MSKRACIVGWAHTPFGKLDDPDTESLMARVSGAAMEHAGIAAGDVDAVTVGVYNNGFSRQGFEGALVALGQPDLAHTPAVRFENACATGSAALYGALDFIESGRGRIALVIGAEKMTAIPTAETGEILLTACYQKEEADVDGGFAGIFGRLAQTYFQRYGDRSADLARIAAKNHKNGAVNPFAHMRRDFGFEFCNTISDKNPYVAGPLRRTDCSMISDGAAALVVADEETARSLQRALAFRTRQQANDILPLSRRDPIAFEGARRAWAKAKEDSGLGLDDLDLVETHDCFTIAEMIEYEAMGLAEPGEGYKVIREGVTEKDGRLPVNASGGLKAKGHPIGATGVSMHVMAALQLMNEADEMQIPDAKLAAVFNMGGAAVANYVSILERTK
- a CDS encoding acyl-CoA synthetase; protein product: MSTEPTRMAPVSRRVMNLAHFLTQAAARFPDRPAIVWGDRSWTWRTFDARVSALAAALAARGIGKGDRILIQTKNTNAILELMFAAFRLGAVYAPSNFRMMPDEVAYLAVQSGVKVFVCQSDFPRHAEAVLAAKPDIALAIGIGPGIADDEVEAMIQAHAGQAFANVDVEYDDPCWFFYTSGTTGKPKAGVLTHGQMAFVITNHLCDLMPGTTEADASLIVAPLSHGAGVHAMTQVARAVTSILPASERFDADEVWRLVERHKVSNLFTVPTILKMMVEDEAVRRYDHASLRYVIYAGAPMYREDQKRALATLGAVIVQYFGLGEVTGNITVLPPALHEPEDGPGVKVGTCGFERTGMQVQIQDAEGREAPAGQQGEICVTGPAVFAGYWDNPKANAESFRQGWFRTGDLGFMDEERFLYITGRASDMYISGGSNIYPREIEEKILSHPAIVETAVLGVPDPTWGEIGIAVCVPRPDAQVTEAEMAAFLGDKMARYKLPKRFFFQNALPKSGYGKITKKLVREDLEARGILPLAPAAEAGS